GCGAGCAGCAGGTCGGCCGTGCTCGCCGACTGCGCGACGGCGCCGTTCACCCGGGTCGTCAGCGGCAGGTCCGAGGGGTCGAGTCCGGTGGCGATGACCGGTCCGAGCGGAGCGAACGTGTCCTGCCCCTTCCCGATCAGCAGCGTTCCGAACGCGCTCTCCCTGCGCTGGACCACGCGGTCGCTGACATCATTTCCGCAGGTGTAGCCGAGGATGTACTCATGGGCCTCGGAAGCCTTCACATGGCGGGCTTCCTTTCCGATGACGGCCACCAACTCGCCTTCGAAATGAATGAGTTCACCGCCCACCGGATAGACGATGGCATCGCCGGGCCCGACGACAGCGGTACTCGGCTTCATGAAACACACGGGAACTTCCGGGACGTCCCGGTCGGTCTCGTCGATGTGTGCGGCGTAGTTGTAGGCGAACCCGAAGATCCGCGGCCTTTCGAGAGGCGGGAGAACGACCACGTCACCGACTTCGTCGACCTGCCCCGTGGGAGACATCCCGGTAAAGGGATCGCCTTCGCATCTCACGATCCTGGCGTCACCGTCTTCGAATTCTCCATAGTGACGCACACCGTCGACGGCATACCTGACGATCCTCACGGAAACCTCCGCAACTAGGCAGCCGCTTACGGCGGCTGCAAGGGCCCCTCCAATAATGCTAACGTTAGCATAGGGCAGTGATCAACTCCGCTGTCCCCACCCTCTGACCACACCTTCTGACCGCGGAGCGCGATGGGATTGCTATCGTTGGCACGCGGAGAGCAATGGCACCGGACCAGTCGCCCGAGGGAGCCGCTTACGTGATCACGACCAGGGACATCGCCGAACGCCTCGGGGTCTCCGTCTCGACGGTCGGCCGGGCGCTCTCCGACGACCCCCGCATCAGTGAGGAGACCAAGTTCCGGGTCCGCCAGGCCGCGTCCGAGATGGGTTACGTGGGGAACCGTGCGGCGCGGATGATGCGGGGAGCGTCGAGCAACGTGGTCGCGCTGGTGATCCCGGACATCCGCAACAGCTTCTACTCGACCATCGCGCATCAGCTGTCGAAGAACATGCAGGCCGAGGGCTTCCAGCTGATGCTCTCGGAGACCGACGACGACCGGATGGTGGAGCTGCGCCATCTGCGGGAACTGTCCGCCAACCGCGTCGCGGGCGTCATCATCGTGCCCACCGCGCGCCCGCACGGCGACTCCGTCAAGCTTCTGCGCACCCTGCCGCACCTGCAACTACTGCGCCGTCACCCCGCCCTCGGCTCCCAGTGGTTCGGCGTTGACGACCACGAGGCCCTGCGTCAGGCCACCGCCCACCTGGTGGAGCTGGGCCACACCCGTATCGCCTATATGGGCGGCCCCGAGGAGCTGCCCACGGGCGCCGAGCGGCTGCGCGGATTCCGCAGCGCCCTGCGCGAAGGCGGCCTGCCGGACGACGCCGGGCGCACAGAGCTGTGGCCCCCCTCGTCCGTGGACCACGGCCGCCGGGCGACGCGCCGGCTGCTGGACGGCCCGGACGCGCCCACGGCACTCGTCCTGGGATCGACTCAGCTCACCCTGGGCGTACTGGAGGAGTTGTCCGAACAGGGCGTGAAAGTGCCCGGGGAGCTGTCCGTGGTCGGGTTCGGGGACGAACCGGGTTTCTCCTGGTGGGGGCCGGGGCTCACCACGACCGGTCTGCCGATCCAGGAGATGGCCACCGGCTGCGCGCTGTGGCTGATGCGCCGCCTCAAGACCAAGCCGGACAACGACGGACCGTACACGTCGGTCTCCCTCGGGTCGCTTGTCCTGCGCGGCAGCACGGCACCCCCTGGCGCGGCGACGACGACCTCCGGGCGCGGCTGAGCCGCTGCCGGGTTCGGGGCCCCCGGTCCATGCGATGGCTGCGCTGCCGGTCCATGGATCGAGGGGCCGGGTCCCGACCCGGATCTCCGATTCATGGACCGGCTCCCCCACCCGGCTACTCGGTCCGCCGGCAAGCTCGCACGTACAACGCGAAGGGCGCCCGGAACGCATCGTTCCGGGCGCCCTTCGCGTCATCGGTCACGTCGGTCATTTCAGTCAAGCCGGTTCAGGCCAGTACGTCATCAGTACGTTCCGCCACGCAACCCGCGCATGACGCCGGCGGTACGGGCGAGTTCGTCGAGCACCTGCTCGGCGGCGGTCTCATGTATCTTGCCGGGCCGGAAGACGCCGTCCGCGACGACCTCGTTGACGAACGGAATGCTCACGGTCGGGCCGATCGGCAGCATCCTGAGGTTCGCCACCACCTGCTTGGCCATCTGCACGGCCCGGGTGCCCGCCGATACCCCTCCATAGCTGACGAACGCGGCCGGCTTGTGCTGCCACTCCACGGCGAGGTAGTCCCAAGCGTTTTTCAGCGGGGCCGGGAAGCCGCCGTTGTACTCCGGGGTGACGAAGACGAACGCGTCCGACGCGTCCACGATCCGGCTCCACTCCACGGTATGGCTCTTGGTGTACTGCCGCAGCGCCGGCGGGTGCGGCTCGTCATAGAAGGGCAGAGCCAGTTCGCGCAGATCGACGAGGTGCGACTCGAACCCATCGTGTTCCGCGGCCCTGGCGGTGAACCAGTCCGCGACAGATCTGCCCACGCGTCCGGGGCGTGTGCTGGCGACAACTGTGGTGAGGATCATCGGCGTCGCCGAGGGCTGGGAGGCCATAGGGGGCTCACTTTCGGTGTCGGCAACGATCCGGCCCGGCGGACCCGCGCCCGCCTGTGCTGTCCGTCCGTCCAGGAGGAGTGCGGGTCCGCCGGAGTATCCGTTGCCGGGATGCGACGAGGTGTGCGAACGATAGCACTCACCCGAAGTCGCGCCAATGCCGCAAGGACAATCAACAACCACACCGAACCTGACGCCGCCTGCCCCTTGACAGGGCCGCCAGCTCTTCGCAGGATTGCGCTATCGTTAGCAT
This region of Streptomyces caelestis genomic DNA includes:
- a CDS encoding fumarylacetoacetate hydrolase family protein, which codes for MRIVRYAVDGVRHYGEFEDGDARIVRCEGDPFTGMSPTGQVDEVGDVVVLPPLERPRIFGFAYNYAAHIDETDRDVPEVPVCFMKPSTAVVGPGDAIVYPVGGELIHFEGELVAVIGKEARHVKASEAHEYILGYTCGNDVSDRVVQRRESAFGTLLIGKGQDTFAPLGPVIATGLDPSDLPLTTRVNGAVAQSASTADLLLAVPDLVAYLSRYLTLLPGDAIMTGTPSGVGPIRPGDEVEVEIEGIGVLRNPVVAESA
- a CDS encoding LacI family DNA-binding transcriptional regulator — protein: MITTRDIAERLGVSVSTVGRALSDDPRISEETKFRVRQAASEMGYVGNRAARMMRGASSNVVALVIPDIRNSFYSTIAHQLSKNMQAEGFQLMLSETDDDRMVELRHLRELSANRVAGVIIVPTARPHGDSVKLLRTLPHLQLLRRHPALGSQWFGVDDHEALRQATAHLVELGHTRIAYMGGPEELPTGAERLRGFRSALREGGLPDDAGRTELWPPSSVDHGRRATRRLLDGPDAPTALVLGSTQLTLGVLEELSEQGVKVPGELSVVGFGDEPGFSWWGPGLTTTGLPIQEMATGCALWLMRRLKTKPDNDGPYTSVSLGSLVLRGSTAPPGAATTTSGRG
- a CDS encoding NADPH-dependent FMN reductase — translated: MASQPSATPMILTTVVASTRPGRVGRSVADWFTARAAEHDGFESHLVDLRELALPFYDEPHPPALRQYTKSHTVEWSRIVDASDAFVFVTPEYNGGFPAPLKNAWDYLAVEWQHKPAAFVSYGGVSAGTRAVQMAKQVVANLRMLPIGPTVSIPFVNEVVADGVFRPGKIHETAAEQVLDELARTAGVMRGLRGGTY